One stretch of Chlamydiota bacterium DNA includes these proteins:
- a CDS encoding YceI family protein, whose translation MKKIILSILCCWISVLTYAETENYVIDPVHSSITFKIRHFLSKVTGTFDKFEGVIAVNRENMETNTTQATIEAASINTRNEKRDHHLQSPDFFDVEKYSKITFQSKSWKKIGEDQYEVTGDFTMKGVTKEIFLNVKSTGFGKGMENMDLSGWEAETVIKKSDFGITYGGSALGDEVEIAIEVEAHKEA comes from the coding sequence ATGAAAAAAATTATTCTATCGATTTTATGCTGCTGGATCAGTGTTTTGACTTATGCCGAAACAGAAAATTATGTGATTGATCCCGTTCATTCGTCGATCACTTTTAAGATTCGTCATTTCCTTAGCAAGGTTACAGGCACTTTTGATAAATTTGAGGGGGTCATTGCAGTCAATCGTGAGAATATGGAAACCAATACAACCCAGGCCACGATTGAGGCCGCTAGCATCAATACACGAAATGAAAAACGAGATCATCATCTTCAAAGTCCAGATTTCTTTGATGTGGAAAAATATTCAAAAATTACCTTTCAGAGTAAGTCTTGGAAAAAAATAGGAGAGGATCAATATGAAGTTACGGGGGATTTTACAATGAAGGGTGTTACCAAAGAGATTTTTTTAAATGTGAAATCTACCGGATTTGGAAAGGGAATGGAGAATATGGATCTTTCAGGTTGGGAGGCCGAGACGGTGATTAAAAAATCAGATTTTGGAATCACTTATGGAGGATCGGCTTTGGGAGATGAGGTCGAGATTGCAATTGAGGTCGAAGCCCATAAAGAAGCGTAA